The genomic region GGCAACGCCCTGCCAAAATACACTGCGTGCTGGCCAGTGCCGCTGGCGATTTCCAGCACGTGGCGGCGCTCGGCAAACAGCATTTGCAACTGCTCGAGTATAGGCGCCTGATTGCGCTCGCAGGATTCGGAGTAAGGTTTCATTATTTCCAGTTTATCTCGTAAGCGGTTTTGGCGCCGATCACGCAGGCTGCCAGGCTTTTCGGCATAACCGCCCGCCTAGGTGCGACCGCAATGCGCCCGGCCATGATCTCCGCCAGTTTCTGCGGGTAACGGATGCCGTTTTCAGGCTCGGCAAAACCGTCAGGATATACCGGCTGCAGATTGCCATCGTATTTATCCGTAGCACCGAGGGTATGCAGCAGCTCATGGGCAATCACCACATTGTTCTGCCCATCCTGAGCGGGCCGCGCATAGGCATGGATCACGCCGAGCAGACCTTTCTGCATTCCCAGCGAATGTTCCAGCGGTATGCCGTCCTCGCCCTGATGGTAGACCACAAACAGTTTTATCCGCCCCAGACTGTGCCAGAACGAAGTGTTATGAAACACGTAATAACGCAGTCGCAAGCTCCACCACAGCGTATCCAGCATGCTGCCATTCACCGGCTGCGGCGGTGGTGCGCTCGCCACCACGTTGCCCAGCGTCATCTGCGGCAGTGGCAGCGGCTTGAGCCGATAACGCTCACTCTGGCTGCGCATGAATTCGGGAATCGCCCGGAACCGGTCCGCACTCAATCCCGCGATATATTCCGCAACCGCTTCCGTACCATCGCCGTTGACCGGATATATCACCACTTGCAGCGGCTGCTGCCACTGCGCCACCGACCACCGCTCCCAGAAAGTAACGGCCGTTATGGTGCCCAGCAGTGACAACAGGATTAATATGCGCAAACGGCGGAATGACAAGATCATCTTTCAAAATCAGGGGAAGGCAGGCTGGCTCATATTAGATCAGCGCAGCACGATTGACCAGCCTTGGCGTAACACAACTGCGGATAGCAGATGCGGTGACTCGCGTACACCGCCATGGAAACGGGCGCCTTGCAGACGCCCGCTTGCAGCAGATACCGCAGCATTTACTGCGAAATTGTCGACACATACGCCGCAACAGCCTTGATTTCATCCGGCGTGAGGTCATGAGTAATCACCTTCATCACTGCACCGGCAGGGCGCATTTCAGTGTCCTTGAACACCCGCAGCTGCTTGGCGACATAGTCTGCATGCTGTCCTGCGATACGCGGGAATATGCCATTGCCCTGACCGCGGGCACCGTGGCAAGTCTCACATGCCGGAATATTCTGGCTGGTCAGCCCCTTCATGAAGATCGCTCTGCCGTCCGCTTCCAGTCGGGGATAGACGGACTGATCGGCAGCTGGCTTCTGTTGCGCGAAATACGCGGCCAGCTGCTGGATTTGCGTATCGGTCAGATGCCGGGAAATGCCCCACATGTATTCCGAGCCTGCCGGATCGGAGCGCCCATGGCTTCTGAACTCGGTCAATTGCGCAATCAGGTAGGTTTCCTGCTGCCCTGCCAGCCTGGGGAAAGTAGGGTTAGTGGAATTACCATCAGCGCCGTGGCAGATCGAGCATACCTGCTGCGCCAATGCCTTGCCCGGGACAGCGGGATCGGCCAGATTGCGGGAACTCTGCGTCTGCGTCGTCGTGCAACCCGCTGCGATTGTGGTCAGCGCCAGGATGAAACCGATCGTGACTTTATGCATGATGCTATCTCCCATTTTCTGTTATTCATGTCAGGCCTGCGCCCTGCGACTTCAGCATTAATCAGCAGAAAGCGCCTAATATGCGCCCCATACATAGAACAGCAATGTGTTGTCATCGCTGGCTTTTCTGCCTGCCCCATCGGTGTTGGTGGATACGCCATTCACCTTGTCAAACAGGGTATATTGCACGCCGAGTCGCAGATACTGCAACGGCATCCAGAATATTTCCGGGGTCCAGCCTTGCGTGCCGGTTTGCGTCGCTCCGGCATTATTTACGCTATTGCTGACATCGAAGTAGGAAAGCGTCGCACCGTACTTGGCCTGATAGACATAAGATGCCTTCGCCCGGAACGAATCGACGCTCTCCGCCAGCGTCCCCAGTGTGCCGGAATCGATGGTTTCATGGATGCGGGTCACAGTTGCGGTGACCGTATGCGGATCGAGCAGATACTGATACTGGAAATCGATGCTGTTATCGCGATAGCGGTCGGTCGCTGTCGTCAGATTAGTCGGATCCGGGTATTGCTGCACATCCAGATGCGTCACTCCGAGCATCGCATTATGCGCTCCCCAGGCATGGGTCAGCGCCAGCCGCAGATAAGGGTTAGTGCCTTTGATTACCGTCTGCGTGCCGTTACCCTGAGTCATGAAGGAAAACACGCCATCGCCGGTACGGTAACCGGTCAGCTCCGCATAGACGGTCTGATTCCAGTACACATAAGCCCCTGCGCCGACCACTTGCTGTCCCAGCCCGCCATCCAGCATCGGCGTTGTCGCCGCACCTATGCCCGTGCTGCCAGGCACCACACCGTAACCCCAGGCCGGTGTGCTATTCCATACGTCCTGTACGCCAGGATTGTTATGCACCGTGACGCCGTAAATCAGATCGGTTTTGTTATCGACCAAACGGTCGGCATAGCGAAAATCCATGTTGTCCGCGCCGGTATGCCCGGAGAAACCGATTTTATCGGAAGGACTGGCGTAATTATCGTAAGTGATCTGGGCGAACACACCGGTCTTGTCGGTGATCTTGCCGGCGAGGAACAGGCTGCCGGTATTGAAGGTAAGCGTACCGTCCTGAGTGTGCCCGGCGGCGGAATCGGCCACTTTTACCCTATTCGAGGTAAACACGCCCATCACTGAAAGCGGCACGGTGCGCTCGCCGATGGTATAGCCGGTGAGCTTGAACATGCGTCCGTATGGCGTCAGCTCGGGAAACTGGCCGCCGGCATGACAAGCAAGGCAATTCTGCCCTGTTTGCCGCACAAAAGCGGGAACGGCCTCGGCATTGAATGACATAAGCGCCGTAAGGAAAGATAGCAACAGGGTGACCAACTGCATGGTCCTCATGGACTTGTATTCCAATATTTTCATACCACCCCCTTATAAGATATATTTATCTTGAATTCAGTCTAGGCTACTCAGCTTACAACACACTGACTGATTTCCGGCAGCACACCAGATTCAAGGATAGTTCAAACATCGGGAAATGGTAGAAATACTCGCAAGTCCGGAAAAT from Sulfuriferula sp. AH1 harbors:
- a CDS encoding cytochrome C; this encodes MKILEYKSMRTMQLVTLLLSFLTALMSFNAEAVPAFVRQTGQNCLACHAGGQFPELTPYGRMFKLTGYTIGERTVPLSVMGVFTSNRVKVADSAAGHTQDGTLTFNTGSLFLAGKITDKTGVFAQITYDNYASPSDKIGFSGHTGADNMDFRYADRLVDNKTDLIYGVTVHNNPGVQDVWNSTPAWGYGVVPGSTGIGAATTPMLDGGLGQQVVGAGAYVYWNQTVYAELTGYRTGDGVFSFMTQGNGTQTVIKGTNPYLRLALTHAWGAHNAMLGVTHLDVQQYPDPTNLTTATDRYRDNSIDFQYQYLLDPHTVTATVTRIHETIDSGTLGTLAESVDSFRAKASYVYQAKYGATLSYFDVSNSVNNAGATQTGTQGWTPEIFWMPLQYLRLGVQYTLFDKVNGVSTNTDGAGRKASDDNTLLFYVWGAY
- a CDS encoding cytochrome c; the encoded protein is MHKVTIGFILALTTIAAGCTTTQTQSSRNLADPAVPGKALAQQVCSICHGADGNSTNPTFPRLAGQQETYLIAQLTEFRSHGRSDPAGSEYMWGISRHLTDTQIQQLAAYFAQQKPAADQSVYPRLEADGRAIFMKGLTSQNIPACETCHGARGQGNGIFPRIAGQHADYVAKQLRVFKDTEMRPAGAVMKVITHDLTPDEIKAVAAYVSTISQ